Proteins from one Mycoplasma sp. Pen4 genomic window:
- a CDS encoding ATP-binding cassette domain-containing protein, whose protein sequence is MKIQFSNVSISYDKKSNILNNVNLELVNGELIGFIGKSGCGKSTLLKSLFDYNTVLKGEILINDSNILNLSKHEQKKYKNIISYVDPDGLNVVELDTYKNILLDFNNYKNPFFKMFRILSKEQLNDLWNLADNFGVSEFLLTPVKLLSSGQKQRLNLVHGFFRKNKIILADEPTSNLDILNGKKVMRFFENNKTDKMILIAIHDIDLAMQYCDKLIAISDNKIDHIFEKNTYNKEVLVKYFDEKQI, encoded by the coding sequence ATGAAAATACAATTTAGCAATGTATCTATCAGTTATGATAAAAAGAGTAATATCTTAAATAACGTTAATTTAGAATTAGTTAACGGTGAATTAATAGGCTTTATTGGAAAAAGTGGATGTGGTAAATCTACTTTGTTAAAGTCTCTTTTTGACTACAACACAGTATTAAAAGGTGAAATTCTTATCAATGATAGTAACATTCTAAATTTATCAAAACACGAACAAAAGAAATATAAAAATATTATTTCGTATGTTGATCCAGACGGACTTAATGTAGTTGAATTAGATACATATAAAAATATCTTGTTGGATTTCAATAATTATAAAAATCCATTTTTTAAAATGTTCAGAATTTTAAGTAAAGAGCAATTAAATGATTTGTGAAATCTTGCAGATAATTTTGGTGTTTCGGAATTTTTATTGACTCCAGTAAAACTATTATCGAGCGGTCAAAAACAACGTTTAAACCTAGTGCACGGGTTTTTTAGAAAAAATAAAATTATATTAGCAGATGAACCAACAAGTAATTTAGATATTCTTAATGGTAAAAAAGTAATGCGTTTTTTTGAAAATAACAAAACAGACAAAATGATCTTAATTGCTATTCACGATATTGACCTAGCGATGCAGTATTGTGATAAATTAATCGCAATAAGCGATAATAAAATTGATCATATTTTTGAAAAAAACACCTATAACAAAGAGGTTTTAGTTAAATATTTTGATGAAAAGCAAATTTAA
- a CDS encoding ABC transporter permease, protein MKSKFNNRYLNQKKLFFWITLLLLFIFLIYSLYNLRFFSSVPRPGFKRSWNIIANIWSFNSTNEKLPGINIWALNAKYFWITLKGATGGTVIGFLFAIVSGYWTATNIHKHKVFSVIAKIIVLLIRAFPAIIIILLFKNTFSTFLAIFFLYFWFTWLWMNRYISDLIEAQDLRLYWRDIAQGKSKILSFYKNVFLKVKNKFLMNFLLAYESNIRWATILGVMGIQGIGFFFGTGEIEIYKNNLGITLFFIGLFVGLIEFLLFIFNKFLLPAPSIKKSNISDIYSFKYNWRLYVKVCLVLILLIISIISFIDLFSGWKVNGSVFKEWFKQIFNADFSYLSKTSIAWDYFILFQESFVALSFAVILALLFAFVLSEKLVNNYLSISSKIILIFIKITPVYFWYLIFGPMMYSESAITLALMIGSFRSLSKQFTSSINTIDAKKVNFLYVQGWSKFKIYTNYIIPKIKLSMISVSIFELEDVLRNSITYSAFANLGIYRIIQQAQEKSEYSKIIPVILPAYILFIVFELSFWIYKQKDVLRSKIKFLKMS, encoded by the coding sequence ATGAAAAGCAAATTTAATAATCGCTATCTTAATCAAAAAAAGTTATTCTTTTGAATAACATTATTACTTTTATTTATTTTTCTAATTTACTCATTATATAACTTACGTTTTTTTAGTAGTGTTCCAAGACCAGGATTTAAAAGATCTTGAAATATAATTGCAAATATTTGAAGTTTTAACAGCACAAATGAAAAACTACCTGGGATAAATATATGAGCATTAAATGCCAAATATTTTTGAATAACACTAAAGGGTGCAACAGGTGGTACTGTAATAGGGTTTTTATTTGCAATTGTCAGTGGTTATTGAACTGCTACAAATATTCATAAACATAAAGTTTTTAGTGTTATAGCAAAAATTATAGTTTTATTAATTCGTGCTTTTCCAGCAATTATCATTATTCTTTTATTCAAAAATACATTTAGTACATTTTTAGCCATTTTTTTCTTATACTTTTGATTCACTTGATTATGAATGAACCGGTACATAAGTGATTTAATTGAAGCACAAGACTTAAGATTATATTGAAGAGATATAGCTCAAGGTAAAAGCAAAATACTTAGTTTTTATAAGAATGTTTTTCTTAAAGTAAAAAATAAATTCTTAATGAATTTCCTACTTGCTTATGAGTCTAATATTAGATGAGCAACAATTTTAGGAGTTATGGGAATCCAAGGTATAGGTTTTTTCTTTGGGACTGGAGAAATAGAAATATATAAAAATAACCTTGGTATAACTTTATTCTTTATAGGTCTATTTGTTGGTTTAATTGAGTTTTTATTATTTATATTTAACAAATTTTTATTGCCTGCTCCTAGCATTAAAAAGTCTAATATAAGTGACATTTACTCATTTAAATATAATTGAAGGTTATATGTTAAAGTTTGTCTAGTTCTAATTTTATTGATTATTAGTATCATTTCCTTTATCGATTTATTTAGTGGTTGAAAAGTAAATGGTAGTGTTTTTAAGGAATGATTTAAACAAATATTTAATGCTGACTTTTCATATTTATCAAAAACATCAATAGCTTGAGATTACTTTATCTTATTCCAAGAATCATTTGTAGCATTGAGTTTTGCGGTTATTTTAGCTCTATTATTTGCTTTTGTATTATCTGAAAAGCTTGTTAATAATTATTTATCAATATCATCTAAAATAATTCTTATATTCATTAAGATTACACCAGTGTATTTTTGATATTTAATATTTGGTCCAATGATGTATTCTGAAAGCGCCATTACATTAGCATTAATGATTGGATCGTTTAGATCATTAAGTAAGCAATTTACTTCATCTATTAATACGATAGATGCAAAAAAAGTCAACTTTTTATATGTTCAAGGATGATCTAAATTTAAAATTTATACAAACTATATTATTCCTAAAATCAAACTATCAATGATATCTGTATCTATTTTTGAGTTAGAAGATGTTCTAAGAAACTCAATAACTTATAGTGCATTTGCTAACTTAGGAATATATAGAATCATTCAACAAGCTCAAGAAAAATCTGAATATAGCAAAATAATTCCAGTCATTTTACCTGCTTATATATTGTTTATTGTCTTTGAATTAAGTTTTTGAATATATAAGCAAAAAGATGTTTTGAGAAGCAAAATAAAATTTTTAAAAATGAGTTAA
- a CDS encoding MAG1360 family OppF-related protein, whose amino-acid sequence MAKNNVILVVKNIFIKKNAKKINGISWPKATISIPMLKVRRDEKLALYISKDNKNLNFRNIAQYVIGDKLSSMTYFNKVNENEYYDYSNFLTNKKEVIAKTSYFNVSEIVNENDINLPLFEIWNDCFKIAKKLVEDKEFINKFKVHEYSLKNIIYTIVRNNTSELITLTEEFVKKFKITTARIKALYGDATLKDDETNLINDLKNTINEFKNQTLKPYLSLFREFKTYFNQLNDNFQQNHLNNQTRLIEESKIKLNYMNQINTSSILKVENDLKIRDLNFEIEYYRNYKNSILKISKKMMNNFILLIKKEIQTLELKKKLIDYVNDDYFDIIKDIFLKELELKIWNKNYNSLLYLNVNELINLKNSISSEINLFISNNFTQNIKKYKNKNISEIKEFISREFVFDIKTYTIKSKMASEKINEEILKCKEQIRNIKYRPFNHISSYKNIVAVHEFEEQIKLATAELEWARYSEQKLFSTYLKNKEFRLSRFITKIKNCISELQDEIAKTQRFYVAKSYSLTSVLPAGLDETLNDLSFFLKNNWMNNALFELINYSSSKTSPSNKFLIQCASIIKFAEIFETISVTPDNYLIKFSQLETIDKAKLKLTKYRLKNDSVLFVEDDTSNDFSKETRNEFLRVLFKFSDTQKIPIVFITSDLDVIKRQFDRVYIFDDTQLLEGGKVKQVFENPINPTLKALLNQRIDTINFQKNLDFTQFFIKEGIYYKGNGNSHFVYSTLQEFQKWTLNNSNVDFFFDKNANTAEKAALTATQTTIVSSDDYFSVFDDEEIVLTDQQHKAILEPEDKKDHELFWAVKELEENHTEHNIDKTLLDKLL is encoded by the coding sequence ATGGCCAAAAATAACGTTATTTTAGTTGTTAAAAACATTTTTATTAAAAAGAATGCTAAAAAAATTAATGGTATATCATGACCAAAAGCAACTATTTCTATTCCGATGCTAAAAGTAAGACGTGACGAGAAATTAGCTTTATATATTTCAAAAGATAATAAAAACTTAAATTTTAGAAACATAGCACAATATGTTATTGGTGATAAACTTTCATCAATGACTTATTTTAATAAAGTTAATGAAAATGAATATTATGATTACTCAAACTTTTTAACTAATAAAAAAGAGGTTATTGCAAAAACTTCTTACTTTAATGTTAGTGAAATTGTTAATGAAAATGATATAAATCTTCCATTATTTGAGATTTGAAATGACTGTTTTAAAATAGCTAAAAAACTTGTTGAAGATAAAGAATTTATTAACAAATTTAAAGTTCATGAATACTCACTTAAAAACATCATATACACCATTGTTAGAAACAATACTTCAGAATTAATCACTCTCACTGAAGAATTTGTTAAGAAATTCAAGATCACAACTGCTAGAATTAAGGCACTTTATGGTGATGCAACACTAAAAGATGATGAGACTAATTTAATCAATGATTTAAAAAACACAATCAATGAATTTAAAAATCAAACACTAAAACCTTATTTAAGTTTATTTAGAGAATTCAAAACATATTTTAATCAGTTAAATGATAACTTCCAACAAAACCATTTAAACAATCAAACTCGCTTAATTGAGGAATCTAAGATCAAACTTAATTACATGAATCAAATTAATACTTCAAGTATCTTGAAAGTTGAGAATGATTTAAAAATTAGGGATCTAAATTTTGAGATTGAATATTATAGAAATTACAAAAATTCAATCCTTAAAATCTCCAAAAAAATGATGAATAATTTTATTCTTTTAATTAAAAAAGAAATTCAAACACTCGAACTTAAGAAAAAGTTAATTGATTATGTTAATGATGATTATTTTGACATTATCAAAGACATTTTCCTCAAGGAATTAGAGTTAAAAATTTGAAACAAGAACTATAATTCTCTTTTATATTTAAATGTTAATGAGTTAATAAATTTAAAAAATAGCATTAGTTCTGAAATAAATCTTTTTATTAGTAACAATTTCACTCAAAATATTAAAAAATATAAAAACAAGAATATCTCAGAAATTAAGGAATTCATATCTCGTGAATTTGTTTTTGATATTAAGACTTACACTATTAAGTCTAAAATGGCGAGCGAAAAGATCAATGAAGAAATTTTAAAATGTAAAGAACAAATCAGGAATATTAAATATCGTCCATTCAACCACATTTCAAGTTATAAAAATATTGTTGCTGTGCATGAGTTTGAAGAACAAATTAAACTTGCTACAGCAGAATTAGAATGAGCTAGATATTCCGAACAAAAACTTTTTAGCACTTATTTAAAGAATAAAGAGTTTAGACTATCAAGATTTATTACCAAAATAAAAAACTGTATTTCAGAATTACAAGATGAAATTGCTAAAACACAACGCTTTTATGTTGCTAAATCATATTCATTAACTTCAGTACTCCCGGCTGGTTTAGACGAGACTTTAAATGACTTATCATTCTTTTTAAAAAACAATTGAATGAATAATGCACTTTTTGAATTAATTAATTATTCTAGTTCTAAAACATCACCGTCAAATAAATTTTTAATCCAATGTGCAAGTATTATTAAGTTTGCTGAAATCTTTGAAACTATTTCGGTTACACCTGATAACTACTTAATAAAATTCTCACAACTCGAGACAATTGATAAAGCAAAATTAAAACTCACAAAGTATCGTTTAAAGAATGATTCGGTTTTATTTGTCGAGGATGACACTTCTAATGATTTCTCGAAGGAAACTAGAAATGAGTTTCTTCGGGTATTATTTAAGTTTTCAGACACACAAAAAATTCCAATTGTTTTTATTACATCAGATTTAGATGTTATTAAGAGACAATTTGATCGTGTTTATATATTTGATGACACCCAATTATTAGAGGGTGGAAAAGTTAAACAAGTATTTGAAAATCCAATTAACCCAACATTAAAGGCGCTTTTAAATCAAAGAATTGATACAATCAACTTCCAAAAGAATTTAGATTTCACACAATTTTTCATTAAAGAAGGTATTTATTATAAAGGTAATGGGAATTCACATTTTGTGTATTCAACTTTACAAGAGTTTCAAAAATGAACTTTAAATAATTCTAATGTTGATTTCTTTTTTGATAAAAATGCTAATACTGCTGAAAAAGCAGCATTAACAGCAACGCAAACAACTATTGTGAGCTCAGATGATTATTTCTCGGTTTTTGATGATGAAGAAATTGTTTTAACAGACCAACAACATAAAGCAATTCTTGAACCAGAAGATAAAAAGGATCATGAATTATTCTGAGCCGTAAAAGAATTAGAAGAGAATCACACAGAACACAATATTGATAAAACACTTTTAGATAAGTTGTTATAG
- the cypl gene encoding ABC transporter thiamine pyrophosphate-binding lipoprotein p37/Cypl, protein MFKIKKLLLTMATITPIIGIASLPISCSKEHGQTTQKTVVKMALSFTDSNGEVIPQNLIDEFKNTINTKLKDKKIEVDFINNGNDDYTTISNNLLNGTIDFGFISSGSMLSKKDDVKTEGLQIKLQTLTPMFKGDVVNATYATDNGKTLKDIASNEYAEFSRLPWGEEWNDETNGNGWNGSIYQKFYNVGEKVSYQRGLVIAIADQDMHGQIMSAWNSKKFSEFVKFGIGIGKASSGSKYILPEALFKSHFDDFTSLEKAKVDYKDYIKAAKVTEANANPNLHIFFDNEGSYTWTHYKDKKQFAFAANPEVRPNQTFKFLSVTNPLPYNVGVFGKNVKPEIADVISKAFVEVANENKDPIGPRNGFVGYEFIENPDQTFWNLIDQITNPKN, encoded by the coding sequence ATGTTTAAAATTAAGAAATTGTTATTAACAATGGCGACTATTACGCCAATCATAGGTATTGCATCATTACCTATTTCATGTTCAAAAGAACATGGGCAAACAACTCAAAAAACAGTTGTTAAAATGGCTTTATCATTTACAGATTCAAATGGCGAAGTTATTCCACAAAATTTAATTGATGAATTTAAAAATACAATTAATACAAAACTTAAAGATAAAAAGATTGAAGTAGATTTCATTAATAATGGAAATGATGACTATACAACAATCTCAAACAACTTATTAAATGGAACAATTGACTTTGGTTTCATTTCATCAGGAAGTATGTTGTCAAAAAAAGATGACGTTAAAACAGAAGGATTACAAATAAAACTTCAAACACTAACCCCAATGTTCAAAGGCGATGTAGTGAATGCAACGTATGCAACAGACAATGGTAAAACATTAAAAGACATTGCATCAAATGAGTATGCAGAATTTAGTAGATTGCCTTGAGGCGAAGAATGAAATGATGAAACAAATGGTAATGGATGAAATGGTTCAATTTACCAAAAGTTCTACAACGTAGGTGAAAAAGTTAGTTATCAAAGGGGATTAGTAATTGCGATTGCCGATCAAGATATGCATGGTCAAATTATGTCTGCATGAAATTCAAAGAAATTCTCAGAATTTGTAAAATTTGGAATCGGAATTGGAAAAGCTAGTTCAGGAAGCAAATACATCTTACCTGAAGCACTATTCAAATCTCACTTTGATGATTTTACTTCATTAGAAAAAGCAAAAGTAGATTATAAAGATTATATTAAAGCAGCTAAAGTTACTGAAGCCAATGCAAATCCTAATTTACATATTTTCTTTGATAATGAAGGTTCATACACATGAACACATTACAAGGATAAAAAACAATTTGCATTCGCTGCAAACCCGGAAGTTAGACCAAACCAAACATTTAAATTTTTATCTGTGACAAACCCATTACCTTATAACGTAGGTGTTTTTGGTAAAAATGTCAAACCTGAAATTGCAGATGTAATTTCAAAAGCATTTGTAGAAGTAGCAAATGAAAACAAAGATCCAATTGGACCGAGAAATGGTTTCGTTGGATATGAATTTATTGAAAATCCTGATCAAACATTTTGAAATTTAATTGATCAAATAACAAACCCAAAGAATTAG